In Pan paniscus chromosome 1, NHGRI_mPanPan1-v2.0_pri, whole genome shotgun sequence, the DNA window GACTAAAAGGTCAGTACAGGTTGAAAATCCCTAATCTGAagatctgaaatgctccaaaatctgaaactcttttttttctttgagacagggtctcactctgttgcccaagctggaatgtgGTGGCAAGATCCTGGCTCagttcagcctcagcctcccagtctgAAACAAtcctactacctcagcctcctgagtacctgggactacaggtgtgcaccaccacacctggctaattttttaattatttgtagaaatgaggtctcactgtgttgtgcaggctggcctcaaactcctgggctcaagagatccacctgtcttggcttcccaaagtactcgGATCACTGGCATGCACTGCATCACCAGcttaaaatctgaaactttttgagcgcTGACTTGAAATAGTGACACTTCTGCTTTCTGATGGTCCAATGTGCACAAACTCTGTTTCaggcataaaattatttaaaatattgtataaaattaccttcaggctattcAGATAAGGTGTATATCAAAATAAGTGAATTTTATGATTAGACTTGAATCCCATTTTCCAACTCTCTCATTATGTGTAtcgaaatattccaaaatccaaaaataaatctgaaatccaaaacacttctggtcccaagcatctCATCTAAGGGATACTCAACTCGTATACTGTAactatacaaaaaaatatataatgaatgcATTGTCAATTAAGGCTTTTGTCTCCAAATTAGGAAGCTGGCATATCATTAAAAAACTTCTTGGGAAAGAAAGCATAATTAGATGGATTATTTTCCAGTTTGCTTGAATTTTAAAACCAGAAACTATACATCCACCTTCAGTAGAGATAACTAGTCACAGGTTAAATTAACTAGCGTGTTCCAAACAAAGTATAAGCACAAGTTTATTTTCAATTTGTACTAATCTTTGAACAGAATCCTTCGATTCTCTGTTGgctagaaaattgaaaaaattgaCAATTACATAtgcttcatttcatctttttttattttgtgacacTTTCAATTTCTCTTCTCAGAAAAGCCAATGTCAAAAACTATTAATTTTTGAACTATTACTGCAAGTTTATATGCAAAAATATCCAgtacatagaaaaagaaaaattgaagtaAATGTCAGGTTAGCAAAGGGTCTGGTCACTGGTCTTACACAGTTTATTGAGTAGATTACACCTCAAAGATGAAATAGGTAATTGGATGGGGAGATGTTGGCATTTGAAATTTGGTGAGCAGGCTTGGAATTGAAGATTCTTGGACATATATTTGTGGAGACTTATTGGTAACCAAAAcccaaattctgtaaaatatttaaagaggttgaTTCTGAGCCAATATGACTTACCATGGCCTGGGATACactctcaggaggtcctgagaaagtgTGCCTGAGGTGGTCAGGTCACCGtttacttttatacattttagggagacaggagtTACAAGCAAAGACATAAATCATTAAATGGAAAGTGCACATTGGTTCAGCTTAAAGAGGCAAGATCTTGAAGCAGGAGAGAGCTTAcgggtcataggtagattcaaagtttgtctgattggcaattggttgaaagagttaagctctGTCTAAAGACTTAAGAAGTCAGTAGAAAAGAATGCTTTAGCTAAAATAAAGGGGTTGTGGAAACCAAGGTCTCTGTTATATAGACAAAGTCTCATAGATGGAATCCCTCAGACAGTGTGTGATCTacaccagagtcaggttggaattggGACTCTTATTGCCACAATCAGTCTATTTCATCAGTCTTATGACTCATCCTGGTCActtgtgcctaaactccaaaagggaaGGGGTATAACAAGGTGTGTCTCACCTCCCTTCCTATCATGGCCAGAATTCAGTCTTTCAGGTTCATCTGAGGTCTCTTTGGCCTAGAAGAGGGTCCATTCAGTTAGTCAGGGggattagaaatttattttcattttacattattGTCCTAAGAAAGTTTTTTCATCACCTCCATGTCCTCAAACTTTACAAGCAAAAACACATAGAATATTTTAGGTCATTGTGTCAATTTCTATGATTTCACCTAAGCCACAGAGATGCCACATTTCAGAGTTGCCTAAGGATATATAATAAGATAATATTTCTAAACTTTAGCCAGAAAGGAATGTTTCATGCACTGCTCAGGGTGAACAACTTCGCCAGAGTCTGCTATTCTGCATTGTCTTCATTGCTGGAAGGTGATAAAGCAGCTTGAGGATTTTAGTGTGGAAACACAACTTCATAATCATGCTCATGGGTGCAGGAACAAGGCCTACTAACAGAAGTCCTAAGAAGGGCATATTCTGTCTCTGACCTTTCTCTAAACTGTCTCACTTTCTTTATGAGGGAGTCAATGTTCTCATAGCCATCATCATTGGAGCTCAGGGAGGATCTCTGATGGGGGATGTGATTAATGACAGTGTAGCACACTTCTTCAGAACCACTGCCATTCTCGTTTTCCTGCCaagcacaaagagaaaagaaatcaaggaTCCAGGGTCATTCATAAATTGAACTCAGTGTACTACCTTCCCTTCTTCTTTATACACCTGATGGTGCTCTTACACTTAAGGTATCCAAAAcccaagcattcctgtacaccaataatagacaagcagagagccaaatcatgagtgaactcccatttacaattgctacaaagagaataaaatacctaggaatgcaacttacaagggaagtgaaggacctcttcaaggagaattaaaaaccactgctcaaggaaataagagaggaaacaaacaaatggaaaaatattccatgttcaagGATAGGAAAAagcaatatcataaaaatggaaatactgcccaaagtaatttatagattcaatgctatttccatcaagCTCCCCGACTTTCTtcgcagaactagaaaaaactactttaaattccatatggaaccaaaaaagagcctgtttagccaagacaatcctaagcaaaaagaacaaagctgaataggaacagctccagtctgcagctcccagcaagaccaatagagaaggcgggtgatttctgcatttccaactgaggttcccagttcatctcattgggactggttagacagtgagtGTAGCCTACAGagagtgagcagaagcagggtggggcatcacctcacacaggaagtgcaagggattggggaactccctcccctagccaagggaagccatgagggaccatACCTTGAGGGACAgtgctatccagcccagatactacacttttcccacggtctttgcaacccacagaccaggagattcctttgggtgcctacaccacaagggccctgggtttcaagcacaaaactgggtttcaagcacaaaactgagtGGCCATTTgagcagacaccaagctagctgcaggagtttttttatACCTCAGTGGTGCCTGGGACACCAATGAGAAAGAACTGTTTACTTCCCTGGTaaaggggctgaagccagggagccaagaggTCTTGCTCGGTGGGTCCCAccaccatggagcccagcaagctaagatcctctggcttgaaattcttgctgccagcacagcagtctgaagtcaacctgggacattcgagcttggtgggggaaggggcatctgccattactgaggcttgagtaggcagttttcccctcacagtgtaaacaaagccgcaGGGGAATTTGGGCTGGACTGAGCCCACTCCAACACCACAAagccactgtggccagactgcctctctataTTTCTCCTCTCTgtgcagggcatctctgaaagaaaggcagcagccccagtcagggacttacagAAGGGaaggctgtgggtgcagcttcaatGGACTTAAATATTCCTGCCTGCCTGTTGGCTCTGAAGaaagcagcagatctcccagcacagtgctcaagcaCTGCTAAGGGAAAGatggcctcctcaagtgggtcactGACCCTCATGCCTCCTGACAAGGAAACACCTCCCAACAGGgatcgacagacacctcatacaagagagctccagctggcatctggcaggtgccctgctgggacaaagcttccagaggaaggagtaggcagcaatctttgctgttctgcagtctccACTGGTGATACACATGCAAACAGAacctggagtggacccccagcaaactccagcagacctgcagaataCGGGCCTggttgttagaaggaaaactaacaaacagaaagcaatagcgtcaacatcaacaaaaaggacaaccACGCAAAAATTCCATACAAAGGTCACCAagagcaaagaccaaaggtagataaatccacaaagatgaagaaaaagcagctcaaaaaggctgaaaattccaaataccagaatgcctcttctcctccaaaagatcacaactcctcgccagcaagggaacaaaactggatggaaaaTGAGTATGTCAAATTGACAGAGgtgggcttcagaaggtgggtaataaactCTTCCGAtctaaaggagcatgttccaacccaatgcaaggaagctaagaaccttgaaaaaaggttacaggaattgctaactagaataaccagattagagaaaaatataaatgacctgatggaggtgAAAAACGTAGCACGaaaacttcgtgaagcatacacaagtatcaatagccaaattgatcggGCAGAAGAAAGGATGTCAGACAtagaagatcaacttaatgaaataaagcatgaagacaaggttagagaaaaaagaatgaaaaggaacaaacaaagcctccaagaaatatgggactatgtgaacaAAGatcaaacctacatttgattggtgtacctgaaagtgacggggagaatggaatcaagttggaaaacacacttcaggatattatccaggagaatttccccaacctggcaagacaggccaacattgtaattcagaaagtacagagaacatcacaaagatactcctgagaagagcaaccccaagacacataatcatcagattcaccgaggttgaaatgaaggaaaaaatgttaaggacaaccagaaagaaaggttgggttacccacaaagggaagcccatcagactaatggcggatctctctgcagaaaccctacaagccagaagagagtgggggccaatattcaacattcttaaagacaagaattttcaacccagaatttcatatctagctaaactaagcttcataagtgaaggagaaataaaatcctttacagagaaggaaatactgagggattttgtcaccatgaggcctgccttacaagaactcctgaaggaagcactaaatatacaaaggaaaaaccagtaccacccactgcaaaaacaaaccaaaatgtaaagtccattgacactatgaagaaactgctcaactaatgagcaaaattaccagctagcatcataaggacaggatcagattcacacataacaatattaaacttaaatgtaaatgggctaaatggcccaattaaaagacacagactggcaaattggataaagattcaagatccatcagtgtgctgtattcaggagacccatctcacatgcacagacacacatacactcaaaataaagggatggaggaagatttaccaagcaaatggaaagcaaaaaagagcagGTGTTGcaatctgataaaacagactttaaactgacaaagatcaaaagagacaaagaaggccattacataatggtaaagggattaatgcaacaagaagagctaactatcctaaatatatatgcactgaatacaggagcacccagattcataaagcaagtctttagagacctaaaaagagactcagactccaacacaacaatagtgggagactttaacaccccactgtcaatattagacagatcaacgagacagaagattaacaaggatattcaggacttgaactcagctctggaccaagtggaccacATAAACATCTACAgatctctccaccccaaatcaacaaaatatatattcttctcagcatgAAATAGCACTTAtcctaaaatcaaccacatatttggaagtaaaacactcctcaggaaatgcaaaagaacagaaaacataacaaaaagtctctcagaccacagtgcaaatcaaattagaactcaggattaagaaactcactcaaaaccacaaaactacatggaaactgaacaacctgctcctgaatgactactgggtaaataataaaatgaaggcagaaataaagatgttctttgaaaccagtgagaacaaagacacaacaaaccagaatctctgggacacagctaaagcagtgtttagagggaattttatagcactaaatgcaaacagaagaaagcgggaaagatctaaaatcaataccctaacatcacaattaaaaaaactagagaagcaacagcaaacaaattcaaaagctagcagaagacaagaaataactaagatcagagcagaactgaaggagatagagacatgaaaaacccttcaaaaaatctatgaatccaggagctggtttttttgaaaagattaacaaaacagatagaccactagccagactaataatgaagaaagacagaagaatcaaatagacacactAAAAAATAATAGAGGGGAgattaccactgatcccacagaaatacaaactaccatcagagaatactataaacacttctacacaaataaactagaaaatctagaagaaatggataaattcctggacacacacaccttccaaaactaaaccaggaagaagttgaatccctgaatggaccaataacaagttctgaaattgaagcagtaattaattagcctaccaaccaaaaaaagcccatgactagatggattcacagctgaattctaccagagatacaaagaggagctggtaccattccttctcaaactattccaaacaacagaagaatagggactcctccctaactcattttatgaggccagcatcatcctgatatgaaAACTTgccagagacaaaacaaaaatagaaaatttcaggccaatatccctgatgaacatcaatgcgaacatcctcaataaaacactggaaaaccaaatccagcagcgcATTAAAAAGcgtatccaccacgatcaagttggctccttccctgggatgcaagactggttcaacatacacaaatcaataaacataatccattacATAGAAAGAAccatgacaaaaaccacatgaatatctcaatagatgcagaaaaggccttcaataaaatttaacaccccttcatgctaagaacactcaataaactaggtactgatcaaacctatctcaaaataataagagctatttatggcaaacctacagtcaacatcatactgaatgggcaaaagttggaagcattccctttgaaaaccagcacaagaaaagtatgccctctctctccactcctattcaacatagtattgggagttctgaccagggcaatcaggcaagagaaagaaataaaggatattcaaataggaagagaaaaagtcacattgtctctgtttgcagatgacatgattgcatatttagaaaatcccatcgtctcagcccaaaaactccttaacctaataagcaacttcggcaaagtctcaggatacaaaatcaatgtgcaaaattcacaagcattcctctacaccaataacaaacagagagccaaatcatgagtggactcccattcacaattgctacaaagagaataaaatacctaggaatacaacttacaagggacgtaaaggacctcttcaaggagaactaaaaaccactgctcaaggaaataaaagaggacacaaacaaatggaaaaacactccatgctcatggataggaagattcaatattgtgaaaatggccatactgcccaaagtaatttatagattcaatgctattcccatcaagctaccattgactttcttcacataattagaaaaaaagcttctttaaatttcatatggaaccaaaaaagtgcccatatagccaagacaatcctaagcaaaaagaacaaagctggaggcatcacactacctgacttcaaactatactacaaggctacggtaagcaaaacagcatggtactgctaccaaaacagatatatagaccaatggaacagaacagaggcctcagaaatgacaccacacagctacaaccatctgatctttgacaaacctgagaaaagcaagcaatggggaaatgattcactgtttaataaatggtgttaggaaaactggctagccatatgcagaaaactgaaactggaccccttccttacaccttatacaaaaattaactcaagttggattaaagatttaaatgtaggacctaaaaccataaaaaccctagaagaaaacttgggcaataccattcaggacataggcatgggcaaagacttcttgactaaaataccaaaagcaattgcaacagaagccaaaattgacagatgggatcaaattaaactaaagggcttctgcgtggcaaaagaaactatcatcagagtgaacaggcaatctacagaatgggagaaaaattttgcaatctatccatctgacaaagagctaatatccagaatctacaaagaacttaaacaaatttacaagaaaaaaacaaccccatcaaaaagtgggtgaaggatatgaacagacacttctcaaaagaagacatttatgcagccaaaaaacatatgaaaaaaaagctaatcatcaccagtcattagagaaatgaaaatcaaaaccacaatgagataccatctcatgccagttagaatggtgatcattaaaaatcaggaaacaacagatgctggagaggatgtggagaaataggaacgcttttacactgttggtgggagtgtaaactagttcaaccattgcggaagacatgtggcgattcctcaaggatctagaactagaaataccacttgacccagcaatcccattactgggtatatacccaaaggattataaatcgttctactataaagacacatgcacttgtatttttattgcagcactattcacaatagcaaagacttggaaccaactcaactgcccatcaatgttagactggataaagaaaatgtgccacaaatacatcatggaatactatgcagccataaaaaagaataagtttatggtctttgcagggacatggatgaagctggaaaccatcattctcagcaaactaacacaggaacagaaaaccacacactgcatgttcccactcataagtggaagttgaacaataagaacatatgggcacagggaggggaacatcacacacccgggcctgttggggtgtggggggcaaggggagggagagcattagaacaaatacctaatgcatggggggtttaaaacctagatgaagggctgataggtgcagcaaagcaccgtggcacatgtattcCTATGTAACAGACCTCcctgttcagcacatgtatcccaaaacttaaagtaaaaataaataaataaataataaaatatatataatgtaagaaatgtttctagaaaaaaaaaagcccttgcTCCAAGCCCTGGTGTCATTATAGCAGCATAAACTGCACTCCAAGCTTCTACTAATTGTGCTTCAATTTTACTTGAataataaaagaggaaagaaggatgCTATTATGCCTCTAACTATCCAGGGAAAAGCACTTCTATACTTTCGTTCACACACACTGAGATGCAATGTATGCAACAATCAGACCTCAGTGAGTAATGAATAAGTaattattcattataatttttataagataaaatactaagaaaaaaattgagtttaTGCACATTTTCAATTGCATAGAcagtgaaggagagaaaaaataaaaacattaatatataCTAATTAAATCAACAAAATTTTTATGATATAGTATCAAAAGGAATAAACTTTTTTCCATATGTTATAGTTTCCACCATACTTGTCAATGCAAATGCTAATTCCTGGATATAAGGATTGAAAGGGAATGTGGAAagctaaaaataattaatgttttaTGGTGGTCAGTTTTTAAGTATAAATTTActtaatttcatctgtttttgtTATAAtagctttgaaaattaaaataataggctggacacagtgactAATGCCTGTtacccctgcactttgggaggctgaggccagtggattcacttgaggccaggagttcgagactagcctggccaacatagtgaaaccctgtctctactaaaaataaaaaattagccaggtgtggtggtgcacacctgtaaagccagctacctgggaggctgaggcaccagaatcacttgaacccaggaggtggaggttgcagtgagccgagattgtgccactgcaccccagcctggataacagagtgtgactctgtctcaaaaaataaataaataaataaaattagacttCAGCAGAATTGAGGCCAAAACGGTAAGAACTTGCTACTTATCTAGATCAGTTGAAatactttttggttttttatttcctttcatttctgcaTTACAATTgccatataaattatttaaaatatgaatgatTTCTAAAAGTACATTTAGAAATTACAAATAAAGGAAGACAGATGCTACTCTTGAATAAATCATCTGTATTTTGGCATTTATCAGACAAACATAATaaaagtttgtgtttttcttttgtcttgctttttgttttctacttaCCTGATTAGAAGTGGATGAAACTTCTTGGcctggagaattaaaaaaaagaaaaagaaagaaaggaaagcactGTGAGACTTTTGCCCCATCACAGATTGAAGGAAAAGGTGAAAAAAACAGAATGTAGAAGTCATAAAACTGCAGAGGCCTATTATCTAAACATCTGACATGACATTGCCCCATCTTATAACTGAAGTTCTCAAGACTGAGTGACAAAATCAAGAAAGAACATGTGTTCTGAGATAGCATCAATAGTATGTTCTTTCTGTAAATAAAGCACATTAATGTACTGAATAAAATGGATTTCAAAATTTGGTAATAAAATGTTCATAAATGTGCTATGTCAATGCAATATGATAAGCATAAAGAAAGAATGATTATAGCTGCAAATTTAagatataaattttatgtaaatatcacAGGAAAATCATACAATTCTTTAAAATGAACACTTGCTAAAGAGATAGGTACAGAAATAACACGAGTAACTATTTCAAGTTACACACAAATATGcagattcatgttgattccatctGTGAATGCTGAAGCAATTTACATATGTGTGAATCTGAAATCgactaccaattttttttttttttttttttagacagagtctcgctctgtcgcccagacaggagtgcaatggcgctatctcggctcactgcaacctccgcctcctgggttcaagtgattcttctgcctcagcctcccaagtagctgggactacaggcacatgccaccatgcccagctaatttttgcatttttagtagagacggggtttcaccgtgttagccaggatggtctcaatctcctgacctcgtgatctgcccacctcggcctcccaaagtgctgggattacaggcatgagccactgggcccagccgtCTGTTCACTCTTGTTAGttatttttgctgtgcagaaatactttagtttaattagatctcatttgtccatttctgcttttcttactattgcttttgatgtctagatcatgaaatatttgctcattcctatgttctgaatggtattgcctaggttgttttacagggtttttataattttgggttttacgtttgggtctttaatccatcttgagttaatttttgtatatggcgtaaggaaggggtccagtttctatcctctccatatggctagccagttaaccCAGCACCACGGATTGAATAGGAAATCCATCCCCATTGCTTGTTAGTTAGCAACGTAGTATTCTtcatttgaaatttgctaaggGAATAGATCTCAAGTGCCCTTATGTCCCCACATTCATACAAGATGGTAGCTATGTAtagtgatggatatattaatttgaTGTAGTAATCAtcacacaatgtatacatattatcaaatcatcacattgcaCACCTTGAATATAGgccatttttatttgtcagttatacctcaataaagttgggGTAAAAATAAACAGAGAGTTTCCTTTAGGTATACTTGTCCACAGGGGCTGAGCCCTGTTATTCATAACTGTCGATTTTGAGTAATTACATGATTACTATACCTAGATACTATGGCAAACagagcaaattctttttttttttttttttttaagacaggctcttgctacattgctcaggctggactctaatttctggcctcaaggaatccttctacttcagcctcccaagtagctgggactgcaggaatgCACCACCAGCTTCTTTCAACTTCTTGAGAACAAAATAATACACTTTttaggggccgggcatggtggctcatgactgtaatcccagcactttgggaggccgaggcaggtggatcacgaggtcaggagtttgaaaccagcctggccaacatggtgaaaccctgtctctactaaaaatacaaagattagccgggtgtggtggtgtctccctgtaatccctgctactcaggaggctgaggcaggaaaatcgcttgaacccggaaggcggggggttacagtgagccgagattgtgacactgcactccagcctgggcgatagggtgggactccatctcaaaaaaaaaaaaaaaaacaactttttatcgCCTGCTAATATTCAAAGGCCCTATTTTAGAACACCAATATACAAATTAAAAGCAGTAGAATTTTGGTTAACTTCTTTCCACAGAAGTTTCTTAAATGTCactcaaaaaataatatacaaatattacttTAATACCAAGAATGATGTGATCAGTTTTATGAAAGAGTAAGAACTCCAAGCAGCCTCTTCTCCAATCTGTTATTACAATAGGCTCAAGAGTGTCTGCTAATTGGATGCTTAAATTTGCACTTCCCTACTATGAAAAATATTATACAGCCATGACTTACTTTTCTTATCTTGATCTTGAAGTTTTCTTTCAAATGTAGTCATTTCCTGCCTACAAGGAAAGAGATAGTAACATGAGATACTCCAGGTTCTCCAAAGCTGAAAATGCCTTTCAAAGCATTTGGTTGCCCTTAACCTAAGGCCATTGTTAGATTTT includes these proteins:
- the GCSAML gene encoding germinal center-associated signaling and motility-like protein isoform X2 — translated: MVMLEDSNSSTGCGARNCVECLVFLSVLGCQLSCLGENQKKPKKGNPDEERKRQEMTTFERKLQDQDKKSQEVSSTSNQENENGSGSEEVCYTVINHIPHQRSSLSSNDDGYENIDSLIKKVRQFRERSETEYALLRTSVSRPCSCTHEHDYEVVFPH
- the GCSAML gene encoding germinal center-associated signaling and motility-like protein isoform X3 — its product is MGNYLLRKLSCLGENQKKPKKGNPDEERKRQEMTTFERKLQDQDKKSQEVSSTSNQENENGSGSEEVCYTVINHIPHQRSSLSSNDDGYENIDSLIKKVRQFRERSETEYALLRTSVSRPCSCTHEHDYEVVFPH
- the GCSAML gene encoding germinal center-associated signaling and motility-like protein isoform X1, with product MPGNLLKTKYMLQSIYMIYCLKMVMLEDSNSSTGCGARNCVECLVFLSVLGCQLSCLGENQKKPKKGNPDEERKRQEMTTFERKLQDQDKKSQEVSSTSNQENENGSGSEEVCYTVINHIPHQRSSLSSNDDGYENIDSLIKKVRQFRERSETEYALLRTSVSRPCSCTHEHDYEVVFPH